The following DNA comes from Halofilum ochraceum.
GCGAGCCGGCACACGTCCCGCGGGCGGTGCGGGCAGCGCTCGCACCGCCCGGGGGGGTTCTGCCGGCAAAGTCCCGTTCGTCCGTACCACGAGCGGGCTGTGTATCCGAACGCCGGCTGTCTCCCTTCGACCGCAAGCCGCCTGCCGGGGGGCGGTCGAAGCGCGTAGGCCGGCTTTTGCCGACAGGCAACAGCCGGCATGATCGGGCACAAGCTGTCTCGATTCCCTGACCGCCGCCACACCCCGGCACGACGCGATTCTGCGTCGGCCCCGGCATAGTTCATAATCACAGGCGGGGAATCGACATCGCCCCGCGTCCGGGGTATCGCCAGCGTGGCGTTGTCGGCGCTCAATATTGTTCCCGCCTGGCCCGCGCCGGGCCGGGGCACCGCACACCCAGGGAGGCGAATGCCCGCCACTGCCGCAGCAAGGAAAGAGGCGTGATTCAGCGCGTGATCCCATGGCGGCGCATGTTGCCGTTCATGCGCTGGTGGCCGCGGGTGGACAAGGCCACCGCGCGGGCTGATGCCTGGTCCGGCCTCACCAACGCCGTGGTCGTGCTGCCCCAGGGTGTCGCTTTCGCGCTGCTCGCCGGCCTGCCACCCGAGTACGGGCTCTATACCGCGATCGTGCCCGCGATCATCGCCGCGCTGTTCGGTTCCTCCTGGCACCTGATTTCCGGGCCGACGCTGGCCCTGTCGATCATGGTCTTCTCGACCCTGGCGCCGCTTGCCACGCCCGGCAGCGAGATGTACATCTCGCTCGCACTGACGCTCACGCTGCTGGCCGGGCTATACCAGCTCGGCTTCGGCCTCGCGCGCCTCGGGACCCTAGTCAACTTCGTCTCGCCGGCGGTGATCACCGGCTTTACCGCCGCCGCCGCGATCCTCGTGGTGACCAGTCAGCTGCGCCACGTCCTTGGGCTGGAGATCCCCCGCGGCGGCAGTTTCCTTGAGGTGTGGTATTACGCCCTGACCCACCTGGGGGCCGTACAGCCGCGGGTGCTCGCGATCGCGGCGACCAGTTTCGTCGTGGCCATCGGGATCCGCATGGTGCGCCCGAAATGGCCGTACCTCCTGCTGGCGATGCTCGCTGGCGGCCTCGCCGGGTACGGGCTCAACGCGGCCGAACACGGTGTCGCGGTCGTCGGCAGTCTGCCGAGTGGCGTGCCCCAGCTCAGCCTGCCGACGCTCGACTTCGCGATCCTGCGTGATCTGGCCGCCCCGGCGCTCGCCGTCGCCCTGCTCGGCCTGATCGAGGCCGTGTCGATCGGCCGCGCGATCGCCCTGCGTTCGCAGCAGCGGATCGATGGCAACCAGGAGTTCATCGGCCAGGGGCTGTCGAACATCGTCGGCGCATTCGCCTCGTGTTACGCCAGTTCGGGCTCGTTCACACGCTCCGGCATCAACTACGAGGCGGGCGCGCGCACGCCGCTGTCGGCCCTGTTCTCGGCCGCCTTCCTGATGCTGATCCTGTTCGGCGTGGGTTCGTTGGCCGCGTATCTTCCGACCGCGGCGATGGGCGGCATGATCCTGCTGGTCGCATGGAACCTGATCGATCGCAAATATATCCGCGAGATCTGGCGCTCCAGCTATCAGGATACGACCGTGTTGCTGGTCACGTTCTTCACGGCTTTGCTGGTCGATCTCGCGTTCGCGGTGTTGGCCGGTGTGCTGCTGTCACTGGTGCTGTTCCTGAACCGTGCGGCCAACCCCTCCGTGTTCAGCCTCGCGCCCGATCCGAACAATCCGAAACGGCGTTTCGCCAATCTGCGTCGGAAGCACCTGACCGAGTGCCCGCAGCTCAAGATCGTGCGGATCGACGGTCATCTGTTCTTCGGGTCCGTGCAGCCGATCTCGGAGACACTCGGGCGGCTGTCGGAAGGGTCCGACGCGCGCAAGCATATCCTGATCGTCTGCAGCAACATCAGTTATATCGACAGCGCCGGCGCGCAGATGCTCGTCGCCGAGGCCCGGCGGCTGGAACGCATGGGGGGCGGGTTGTATCTGTGCGACGTGCGCCTGGAGCAGATGGCGTTCCTGCGCCGCAGCGGTTACGCCCAGGCCTTCGGCCGTGACCACATCTTCTCGCGCAAGGAAAACGCCATCGCCGGCATCTTCGAGCGTCTCGAACGCGAGATCTGCGAACGCTGCACCGCCAGGATCTTCAACGAATGCCAGCGCGTGCCGCGGCGCACCGACAACATCGTGCCGATCGAGACCTGATCGTTGCCGACAGGTTTCGCGGGTACGATCGCGAGCAAGCTCGCTCCTACATGAATCCTGCCACCCGGCGGCTGGTTTTACCTGTAGGAGCGAGCTTGCTCGCGATGATTGCGCCGAGGGCATATCGATGCAGACATGACCGGCACAATAGCCGGCTACCCCGCTCCCTCAATCCCGCCGCAGACGCTCCGTAACCGCCACCGGCGTCGGATACCGCAGCACGATCCAGTACGACGAACCGATGAACGTCATGATCGTCGCCGCCTGGATGGTGTAACTCGCCGATGCGGAGATCAGCTCGTTCTCGAAACTCGCGATCGCGACCAGCAGTGAGAACTCCGAGATCTGTCCCAGCCGCACGCCGATCTGGCGGGAGAGATCGTGCGCCTCTTTCTGGCGCTCCAGCACCCGGTCGAACACCCACGGTTTGATCGCGAGCGCCGCCACCGCCAGGGTCAGCGCCGGCCAGAAAACGTCCGGCAGGACGGCGAGGTCGAAGCTCGCACCGAGGGCGAAAAAGAACATGATCAGGAAGAAATCGCGCAGCGGTTTCAGGCTCTCCGCGATGAAACGCGCGACCGGATTGGTCGCCAGCGACACCCCCGCGACGAAGGCACCGATCTCGTACGACAGGCCGAGCGAGTAACCGAGTTCCGCCAGCCCGAGACACCAGCCGATCGCCAGCAGGAAGATGTACTCGCGAATGGCATCGAAGCGGTGGAACAGATGCGTGATCACGTAACGCGAAAACAGGAACGCGAACACGACGAACAGCGGTGCCGCCCCCAGACTGATCAGCAGATCCTGCCCCGGCGTGTCACCGCCGCCCGATCCCTGGATGAGCAGCAGAATGGCAATGGCGATCACATCCTGCAGCAGCAGGATCGATACGATGATCTCGCCCATGCGCTGATGGTGCAGCGCCGAGGTCGGCAGAAGCTTCAGGCCGATGATGGTCGACGAAAACATCATCGCCGCCCCGATCAGCACCGCCTCCAGCACACCGAAGCCGAACAGCGCACCGATCGCGGCACCGACCACCCAGAACGCGCCACAGGTGATCACCGTAACGACGGTCACCTCACGCAGCAGGCGCTTGAGCTCCTGGGGCTCCAGGTTCAGGCCCAGCAGGAACAGCAGGAAGATGATCCCCACCTCCGCCATGCCGCGGATGATCGCTGGATCCGCCGCCAGCCCCAGACCGATGCCCAGTTCGCCCAGCACCGGCCCCGTCAGTAGACCCAGCGCGATATACGCCACCGGCAAGGCCTGGCGCGCATACAGCGCGACCGTGGCGAGGATGGCCGCGCCGGTGAAGATGATGAAAATGGCGTGAACGATGGCTTCGGCGTGCATCCTGCAACTCCGGCGGCGGATGCGCATTATCGCACGCCGGGCCAGTGATCTGGCTGGAGTCAGGAGCGTTTCCACTGGAGACGTGGCTGATCGCGAGCTTGCTCGCGATGTGCGGCCCGTTCGATTGAAGGGCCGACTACAGCGGAGACGGCCACGCACGCCGGCAACCGGTTCGTGGGCGCGTCCGTCCGTCCGCACGCTCTCGCTACGGTGCCCGCCGCCTTATTCGCTGGCTGCCGATGTGCCGGCATCGCCGGGCATGAATTCGCGGTGCAGGAATTCGCG
Coding sequences within:
- a CDS encoding SulP family inorganic anion transporter, coding for MIQRVIPWRRMLPFMRWWPRVDKATARADAWSGLTNAVVVLPQGVAFALLAGLPPEYGLYTAIVPAIIAALFGSSWHLISGPTLALSIMVFSTLAPLATPGSEMYISLALTLTLLAGLYQLGFGLARLGTLVNFVSPAVITGFTAAAAILVVTSQLRHVLGLEIPRGGSFLEVWYYALTHLGAVQPRVLAIAATSFVVAIGIRMVRPKWPYLLLAMLAGGLAGYGLNAAEHGVAVVGSLPSGVPQLSLPTLDFAILRDLAAPALAVALLGLIEAVSIGRAIALRSQQRIDGNQEFIGQGLSNIVGAFASCYASSGSFTRSGINYEAGARTPLSALFSAAFLMLILFGVGSLAAYLPTAAMGGMILLVAWNLIDRKYIREIWRSSYQDTTVLLVTFFTALLVDLAFAVLAGVLLSLVLFLNRAANPSVFSLAPDPNNPKRRFANLRRKHLTECPQLKIVRIDGHLFFGSVQPISETLGRLSEGSDARKHILIVCSNISYIDSAGAQMLVAEARRLERMGGGLYLCDVRLEQMAFLRRSGYAQAFGRDHIFSRKENAIAGIFERLEREICERCTARIFNECQRVPRRTDNIVPIET
- a CDS encoding cation:proton antiporter; protein product: MHAEAIVHAIFIIFTGAAILATVALYARQALPVAYIALGLLTGPVLGELGIGLGLAADPAIIRGMAEVGIIFLLFLLGLNLEPQELKRLLREVTVVTVITCGAFWVVGAAIGALFGFGVLEAVLIGAAMMFSSTIIGLKLLPTSALHHQRMGEIIVSILLLQDVIAIAILLLIQGSGGGDTPGQDLLISLGAAPLFVVFAFLFSRYVITHLFHRFDAIREYIFLLAIGWCLGLAELGYSLGLSYEIGAFVAGVSLATNPVARFIAESLKPLRDFFLIMFFFALGASFDLAVLPDVFWPALTLAVAALAIKPWVFDRVLERQKEAHDLSRQIGVRLGQISEFSLLVAIASFENELISASASYTIQAATIMTFIGSSYWIVLRYPTPVAVTERLRRD